One window of the Microvirga mediterraneensis genome contains the following:
- the nuoN gene encoding NADH-quinone oxidoreductase subunit NuoN yields the protein MNPALTIPAFGPMLPEILMAVGVLVLVLFGAFRGERPGYGMSIIALALLAVTFVAVLMLPGERVETMAGSFVVDGFAKFMKALTLLASAGGIILSLDYMRREGIYRFEYPILIILSTIGMMMVISANDLIALYLGLELLSLSSYVIAAFDRDNARSTEAGLKYFVLGALSSGMLLYGASLVYGFAGSVSFPVIATVLQGNVGIGAIVGLVFVAAGIAFKISAVPFHMWTPDVYEGSPTPVTAFFAAAPKMAGMAMATRVFIDCFPGILVQWQQIIVFISIASMALGSFAAIGQRNLKRLMAYSSIGNVGYALIGLAAGTPEGIQGVVIYMAIYLAMTLGTFAVILGMRRGNVMFESIDDLSGLARTHPALAFCLAMMMFSLAGIPPLAGFFAKFYVFAAAIQANLVTLAVIGVVTSVIGAYYYLRIVKVMYFDAPVERFEPMSPGVSFVLAVSSAVVLLFWLVPAPIVNAAGAAARSLFL from the coding sequence ATGAATCCCGCCCTCACCATCCCAGCTTTCGGTCCGATGCTGCCAGAGATCCTCATGGCAGTCGGCGTCCTCGTCCTGGTCCTGTTCGGCGCGTTCCGCGGCGAGCGTCCCGGCTACGGCATGAGCATCATCGCGCTGGCGCTTCTCGCTGTCACCTTCGTGGCGGTGCTGATGCTGCCGGGCGAACGGGTCGAGACCATGGCCGGCTCCTTCGTGGTCGACGGCTTTGCCAAGTTCATGAAGGCTCTGACGCTCCTGGCCTCGGCCGGGGGCATCATTCTCTCCCTGGACTATATGCGCCGCGAGGGGATCTACCGCTTCGAGTACCCGATTCTGATCATCCTATCGACTATCGGCATGATGATGGTCATTTCGGCGAACGATCTGATCGCTCTCTATCTCGGCCTCGAGCTGCTCAGCCTCTCGTCCTATGTGATCGCGGCCTTCGACCGTGACAACGCACGCTCGACCGAGGCTGGCCTGAAATACTTCGTGCTCGGCGCACTCTCGTCGGGCATGCTGCTCTACGGTGCTTCGCTGGTCTACGGCTTTGCCGGCAGCGTGTCCTTCCCGGTCATCGCAACGGTGCTGCAGGGCAATGTTGGCATCGGGGCCATCGTGGGCCTCGTGTTCGTGGCCGCCGGCATCGCCTTCAAGATCTCCGCCGTGCCGTTCCACATGTGGACGCCGGACGTCTATGAAGGCTCGCCGACGCCTGTGACGGCCTTCTTCGCCGCCGCTCCCAAGATGGCCGGCATGGCCATGGCCACCCGCGTCTTCATCGATTGCTTCCCGGGCATTCTGGTCCAGTGGCAGCAGATCATCGTGTTCATCTCGATCGCCTCGATGGCACTCGGATCCTTCGCGGCCATCGGCCAGCGCAACCTCAAGCGCCTGATGGCCTACTCCTCCATCGGCAACGTGGGCTACGCGCTGATCGGCCTCGCGGCCGGTACGCCCGAGGGCATCCAGGGTGTGGTGATCTACATGGCGATCTACCTTGCCATGACGCTCGGCACCTTCGCGGTCATTCTCGGCATGCGCCGGGGCAACGTGATGTTCGAGTCGATCGACGACCTCTCGGGCCTCGCCCGCACTCACCCGGCGCTGGCGTTCTGCCTGGCGATGATGATGTTCTCCCTGGCCGGCATTCCGCCCCTGGCAGGCTTCTTCGCCAAGTTCTACGTCTTTGCCGCCGCGATCCAGGCCAACCTGGTGACGCTTGCCGTGATCGGCGTCGTGACGAGCGTGATCGGCGCCTATTACTACCTGCGCATCGTGAAGGTCATGTACTTCGATGCGCCGGTCGAGCGGTTTGAGCCCATGTCTCCCGGCGTGAGCTTCGTTCTCGCCGTGTCGAGTGCCGTCGTGCTGCTGTTCTGGCTGGTGCCGGCTCCCATCGTCAACGCAGCGGGCGCCGCCGCGCGCTCCTTGTTCCTCTGA
- a CDS encoding DUF1467 family protein, which produces MLISVVKNLAGSLWSTIAVVVIISTIAVAISVSAFGLRVSGGLALYFVIWWILLFAVLPFGIRSQAETGEVVQGSEPGAPVLPELREKAIWTTLVASVVLVIAAAVFPLAGL; this is translated from the coding sequence GTGTTGATAAGCGTTGTAAAAAACTTGGCGGGATCGCTCTGGTCCACCATCGCCGTCGTGGTGATCATATCGACCATCGCGGTTGCCATCAGCGTCAGTGCATTCGGCCTTCGGGTGAGCGGAGGCTTGGCGCTCTATTTCGTGATCTGGTGGATCCTGCTCTTCGCCGTTCTGCCCTTCGGCATCCGCAGCCAGGCCGAAACCGGCGAAGTCGTCCAGGGAAGCGAACCTGGAGCCCCGGTGCTGCCCGAACTGAGGGAAAAGGCGATCTGGACGACACTCGTCGCATCGGTCGTCCTGGTGATCGCTGCGGCTGTCTTTCCCCTGGCAGGTCTCTGA
- the nuoL gene encoding NADH-quinone oxidoreductase subunit L: protein MYHAIVFLPLVGFLIAGIFGRVLGARPSELITTALLFVAAVLSWVSFIHVGFGDEPMVRVQVAQWMSVGDLQVDWAFRIDTLTAMMLVVVNTVSALVHLYSIGYMHEDPHRPRFFAYLSLFTFAMLMLVTADNLVQMFFGWEGVGLASYLLIGFWYQKDSANAAAMKAFIVNRVGDFGFLLGIFTIFVLFNGVTFDQIFPRVAEFAEAKFHFLGIEWHALTIACLLLFMGAMGKSAQFLLHTWLPDAMEGPTPVSALIHAATMVTAGVFMVARLSPVFEYAPAALTVVTVIGGITAFFAATVGLVQNDIKRVIAYSTCSQLGYMFVALGVGAYGAGVFHLFTHAFFKALLFLGAGSVIHAMHHEQDIRHMGALRRYIPFTTAMMAIGTLALTGFPFTAGYYSKDAIIEAAYAAHSSAGSFAFLATVVAAFMTSFYSWRLFFLTFEGSARWGHGHHSPSAHEGVEHDESGHDVEPASHAQHEHGHDDHAHGHHGSHMPLESPLVMLLPLLVLAIGAVVAGFMFHGAFIGEGYQEFWKGALFTRPENKILETMHHLPGWVPLLPTIMMILGFLVAVYMYIIDNKQPAKLAADHPILYRFLLNKWYFDELYDAIFVRPAMAIGRFFWRTGDQRIIDGLGPDGISARVLDVTRGVVRVQTGYVYHYAFAMLIGVAALVTFYLFRGAH from the coding sequence ATGTATCACGCAATCGTCTTCCTGCCGCTCGTCGGCTTCCTCATCGCAGGCATCTTCGGGCGCGTTCTCGGCGCCCGGCCGAGCGAGCTCATCACCACGGCCCTGCTGTTCGTGGCGGCGGTTCTCTCCTGGGTGTCCTTCATCCATGTGGGCTTCGGCGATGAGCCGATGGTCCGCGTGCAGGTGGCTCAGTGGATGTCCGTGGGTGACCTCCAGGTCGATTGGGCGTTCCGCATCGACACGCTGACCGCCATGATGCTGGTGGTGGTCAATACCGTCTCGGCGCTCGTGCACCTCTATTCCATCGGCTACATGCACGAAGACCCGCATCGCCCGCGCTTCTTCGCCTATCTGTCGCTCTTCACGTTCGCCATGCTCATGCTGGTGACGGCCGACAACCTCGTCCAGATGTTCTTCGGCTGGGAAGGCGTGGGCCTCGCCAGCTACCTGCTGATCGGTTTCTGGTACCAGAAGGACTCGGCGAACGCGGCGGCCATGAAGGCCTTCATCGTCAACCGCGTCGGCGATTTCGGCTTCCTGCTCGGCATCTTCACGATCTTCGTTCTGTTCAACGGCGTCACCTTCGATCAGATCTTCCCGCGCGTGGCCGAGTTCGCCGAGGCGAAGTTCCACTTCCTCGGCATCGAGTGGCATGCCCTGACGATCGCCTGCCTGCTGCTCTTCATGGGCGCTATGGGCAAGTCGGCGCAGTTCCTGCTGCACACCTGGCTGCCCGACGCGATGGAAGGTCCGACCCCGGTCTCCGCACTCATCCATGCCGCCACCATGGTGACCGCCGGCGTGTTCATGGTCGCTCGTCTGTCGCCGGTCTTCGAGTACGCTCCGGCGGCTCTCACGGTCGTCACCGTGATCGGCGGCATCACGGCCTTCTTCGCCGCGACCGTCGGTCTGGTGCAGAACGACATCAAGCGCGTCATCGCATACTCGACCTGTTCGCAGCTCGGCTACATGTTCGTCGCCCTCGGCGTCGGAGCCTACGGGGCAGGCGTGTTCCACCTGTTCACGCACGCCTTCTTCAAGGCGCTGCTGTTCCTCGGCGCCGGCTCGGTCATCCATGCCATGCACCATGAGCAGGACATCCGCCACATGGGAGCGCTCCGCCGCTACATCCCGTTCACCACGGCGATGATGGCCATCGGTACGCTCGCGCTCACCGGCTTCCCGTTCACGGCAGGCTATTATTCCAAGGATGCCATCATCGAGGCGGCCTATGCGGCCCATTCGTCGGCCGGATCCTTCGCCTTCCTGGCGACGGTCGTCGCGGCCTTCATGACCTCCTTCTACTCGTGGCGCCTGTTCTTCCTCACCTTCGAGGGCAGCGCCCGCTGGGGGCATGGACACCATTCGCCGAGCGCCCATGAGGGTGTCGAGCACGACGAGTCCGGCCACGACGTCGAGCCTGCCTCTCACGCTCAGCACGAGCATGGGCATGACGACCATGCCCACGGACATCATGGCTCGCACATGCCTCTCGAAAGCCCGCTCGTGATGCTGCTGCCGCTCCTCGTGCTCGCCATCGGGGCCGTCGTCGCCGGCTTCATGTTCCACGGCGCCTTCATCGGCGAGGGTTACCAGGAGTTCTGGAAGGGTGCCCTCTTCACCCGTCCCGAGAACAAAATCCTGGAAACCATGCACCACCTCCCGGGATGGGTGCCGCTGCTGCCCACGATCATGATGATCCTCGGCTTCCTGGTCGCCGTGTACATGTACATCATCGACAACAAGCAGCCGGCGAAGCTCGCGGCCGATCACCCGATCCTGTACCGCTTCCTCCTGAACAAGTGGTACTTTGACGAGCTGTACGACGCGATCTTCGTGCGGCCCGCCATGGCCATCGGGCGCTTCTTCTGGCGCACGGGCGACCAGCGCATCATCGACGGGCTCGGCCCTGACGGCATCTCGGCTCGCGTCCTCGACGTGACGCGCGGCGTGGTGCGGGTTCAGACGGGCTACGTCTACCACTACGCCTTTGCCATGCTGATCGGCGTTGCCGCTCTCGTGACCTTCTATCTCTTCAGGGGAGCCCACTAA
- the nuoK gene encoding NADH-quinone oxidoreductase subunit NuoK, protein MVIGLGHYLTVAAVLFTLGVFGIFINRKNVIVILMSIELILLAVNINMVAFSTHLNDIVGQIFAMLILTVAAAEAAIGLAILVVFFRNRGTIAVEDVNRLRG, encoded by the coding sequence ATGGTTATCGGACTGGGCCATTATCTCACCGTCGCCGCCGTGCTCTTCACGCTCGGGGTCTTCGGCATCTTCATCAACCGGAAAAACGTAATCGTCATCCTGATGTCCATCGAGCTGATCCTGCTCGCCGTGAACATCAACATGGTCGCCTTCTCGACCCACCTGAACGACATCGTTGGCCAGATCTTCGCCATGCTGATCCTCACGGTCGCGGCGGCAGAGGCGGCCATCGGCCTTGCCATTCTGGTGGTCTTTTTCCGCAACCGCGGCACCATCGCGGTCGAGGATGTCAACAGGTTGAGGGGCTAA
- a CDS encoding NADH-quinone oxidoreductase subunit J, with product MTVTAAFFYLFATITIASGFMVIASRNPVQSVLFLILAFVNAAGLFLMMGAEFLAMILVIVYVGAVAVLFLFVVMMLDVDFAALRQGFLQYLPIGGVIGVIFLLELILVVGAYSIDPGLVRSPAVPIPSPEVMTNTEALGQVLYTRYFYFFQAAGLILLVAMIGAIVLTLRERVGVRRQDISKQNARTQETAVEVRKVPFRQGI from the coding sequence ATGACGGTTACCGCCGCCTTCTTCTATCTGTTCGCGACGATCACGATCGCCTCCGGCTTCATGGTGATTGCCTCCCGCAATCCCGTTCAGTCGGTGCTGTTTCTCATTCTGGCCTTCGTCAATGCTGCGGGCCTGTTCCTGATGATGGGAGCCGAGTTCCTGGCGATGATCCTGGTCATCGTGTACGTGGGCGCGGTCGCGGTGCTGTTCCTCTTCGTCGTGATGATGCTCGACGTAGACTTCGCGGCGCTCCGCCAGGGTTTCCTGCAGTACCTGCCCATCGGCGGGGTGATCGGTGTGATCTTCCTGCTCGAGCTGATCCTGGTCGTCGGCGCCTATTCGATCGATCCGGGCCTCGTCCGCTCGCCGGCCGTTCCGATCCCGTCGCCCGAGGTCATGACCAACACCGAGGCCCTCGGCCAGGTGCTCTACACCCGGTACTTCTATTTCTTCCAGGCTGCCGGCCTGATCCTGCTGGTCGCGATGATCGGCGCCATCGTTCTGACCCTGCGCGAGCGTGTCGGCGTCCGGCGCCAGGATATTTCCAAGCAGAACGCCCGGACGCAGGAAACCGCCGTCGAGGTGCGGAAGGTTCCCTTCCGCCAGGGCATCTAA
- the nuoI gene encoding NADH-quinone oxidoreductase subunit NuoI, with protein sequence MQLDRIAQSLLLKEFISGFVLTVKYFFKPKATLNYPFEMGHRGPRFRGEHALRRYPNGEERCIACKLCEAICPAQAITIEAGPRRNDGTRRTTRYDIDMVKCIYCGMCQEACPVDAIVEGPNFEFSVETREELYYDKAKLLENGERWEREIARNIAKTAPYR encoded by the coding sequence ATGCAGCTCGACCGCATTGCCCAATCCCTCCTGCTGAAGGAGTTCATCTCAGGCTTCGTCCTGACGGTGAAGTACTTCTTTAAGCCGAAGGCGACCCTCAACTACCCGTTCGAAATGGGCCATCGGGGACCTCGGTTCCGCGGCGAGCACGCCCTGCGCCGCTACCCCAACGGGGAAGAGCGCTGCATTGCCTGCAAGCTCTGCGAGGCCATCTGCCCGGCCCAGGCCATCACGATCGAAGCCGGTCCGCGACGCAACGACGGCACCCGCCGCACGACGCGCTACGACATCGACATGGTGAAGTGCATCTATTGCGGTATGTGCCAGGAGGCCTGCCCGGTGGACGCCATCGTGGAGGGCCCGAACTTCGAGTTCTCCGTGGAGACCCGCGAGGAGCTCTACTACGACAAGGCCAAGCTTCTTGAGAACGGGGAGCGCTGGGAGCGGGAGATCGCGCGCAACATCGCGAAGACCGCGCCGTATCGGTAG
- a CDS encoding biotin--[acetyl-CoA-carboxylase] ligase — protein MHLSPETEAAGYRLLSLEATGSTNDDALQAARAGDPGQLWITAAEQLAGRGRHGRQWSSPPGNLYASLLLIDPCEMPSAPQLGFVAGLALHEAVEAVTGIGTPRLSLKWPNDLLLDGAKVSGLLLEGHRLQPNGPLAIVIGFGVNVAFAPTGTPYPATTLQTLRPELDRGEVLRALSSAFARTFSAWRTSSRMNASDPFGAIRRLWLERAAGVGREVTLRLPSGEKKGTFEGLDRFGRLQLKSLDGLELIDAGDLYFPNLLHDIAKHEAGSKRF, from the coding sequence GTGCATCTGTCGCCTGAGACTGAGGCTGCCGGCTATCGGCTGCTCTCGCTTGAGGCGACAGGCTCGACGAATGACGATGCTCTGCAGGCCGCACGCGCTGGTGATCCGGGACAGCTCTGGATCACTGCGGCGGAGCAGCTCGCGGGTAGGGGGCGGCATGGCCGGCAATGGTCGTCGCCTCCGGGCAACCTCTATGCCAGTCTGCTCCTGATCGATCCCTGCGAGATGCCGTCGGCCCCGCAGCTCGGCTTCGTCGCCGGGCTCGCGTTGCATGAGGCCGTCGAGGCCGTGACCGGAATCGGCACGCCGCGTCTCTCGCTGAAGTGGCCCAACGACCTGCTGCTCGACGGTGCCAAGGTCTCCGGCCTCCTGCTCGAGGGGCATCGCCTTCAGCCGAACGGGCCTCTTGCCATCGTCATCGGGTTCGGGGTGAACGTCGCCTTCGCGCCCACCGGGACGCCCTACCCAGCTACGACCTTGCAAACGCTTCGTCCGGAGCTCGACAGGGGGGAGGTTCTTCGCGCCCTGTCCTCTGCCTTCGCACGGACGTTCTCGGCATGGCGTACGTCATCGAGGATGAATGCGTCGGATCCCTTCGGTGCCATACGGCGCCTCTGGCTGGAGCGAGCCGCCGGCGTCGGCCGAGAAGTGACGCTCCGGTTGCCCTCGGGCGAGAAGAAGGGAACATTCGAGGGGCTCGACAGGTTCGGACGCTTGCAGTTGAAGAGCCTCGACGGCTTGGAGCTCATCGATGCAGGCGATCTTTATTTCCCTAATTTGCTGCACGATATAGCCAAGCATGAGGCTGGCTCGAAAAGGTTTTGA
- a CDS encoding NADH-quinone oxidoreductase subunit M, which produces MLGFGILSGLLILPLVGAAFILTLRGDSESARSNARWAALATTIATFLLSLVAWARFDITSASFQLVESHVWLTDTIRFKLGVDGFSMPLVLLTTFLMPFCILASWESIGTRVKEYFVAFLVLETTMIGVFCALDLVLFYLFFEAGLIPMFLIIGIWGGKRRIYASFKFFLYTLLGSVLMLLAIMAMYWTAGTTDIPTLLAYKFAPNLQIWLWLAFFASFAVKMPMWPVHTWLPDAHVEAPTAGSVILAGVLLKMGGYGFIRVSLPMFPDASLYFAPLVFALSVIAIVYTSLVALMQEDIKKLIAYSSVAHMGFVTMGLFSMNEQGIQGAMFTMISHGLVSGALFLCVGVIYDRMHTREIKAYGGLVNRMPLYAVVFLILTMANVALPGTSGFIGEFLTLMGAFRSNTWVAFFAASGVILSAAYALWLYRRVVYGPLDKPALQGITDLNRREIITFAPLILLIIYYGVQPGPILDAFAAPTDALMNSVQAALATVKTAAVAAH; this is translated from the coding sequence ATGCTCGGCTTCGGCATCCTCTCCGGCCTTCTCATCCTTCCTCTCGTCGGAGCGGCCTTCATCCTGACCCTGCGCGGCGACAGCGAGTCTGCTCGCTCGAACGCCCGCTGGGCCGCTCTCGCCACGACGATTGCGACCTTCCTCCTGTCGCTCGTAGCCTGGGCGCGTTTCGACATCACCTCGGCGTCGTTCCAGCTGGTGGAAAGCCATGTTTGGCTGACCGACACGATCCGCTTCAAGCTAGGCGTCGACGGTTTCTCCATGCCGCTCGTCCTGCTCACCACGTTCCTGATGCCGTTCTGCATCCTGGCGTCGTGGGAGTCGATCGGCACCCGGGTGAAGGAGTACTTCGTCGCCTTCCTGGTGCTCGAAACCACGATGATCGGCGTGTTCTGCGCGCTCGACCTCGTGCTGTTCTACCTGTTCTTTGAGGCGGGCCTCATTCCGATGTTTCTCATCATCGGCATCTGGGGCGGCAAGCGGCGCATCTATGCGAGCTTCAAGTTCTTCCTCTACACGCTGCTCGGCTCCGTCCTGATGCTTCTGGCCATCATGGCCATGTATTGGACTGCCGGCACGACCGACATCCCGACCCTGCTGGCCTACAAGTTCGCGCCGAACCTGCAGATCTGGCTCTGGCTGGCCTTCTTCGCCTCGTTCGCGGTAAAAATGCCCATGTGGCCGGTCCATACCTGGCTGCCGGACGCTCACGTGGAAGCGCCTACAGCCGGCTCGGTGATCCTGGCGGGCGTTCTCCTGAAGATGGGCGGCTACGGATTCATCCGAGTGTCGCTGCCCATGTTCCCGGACGCGTCGCTCTATTTCGCCCCGTTGGTCTTCGCTCTCTCGGTCATCGCGATCGTCTATACCTCGCTGGTCGCCCTGATGCAGGAGGACATCAAGAAGCTCATCGCCTATTCCTCGGTGGCGCATATGGGCTTCGTGACCATGGGCCTGTTCAGCATGAATGAGCAGGGCATCCAGGGCGCCATGTTCACCATGATCTCCCACGGTCTCGTGTCGGGCGCGCTGTTCCTCTGCGTCGGCGTGATCTACGACCGGATGCACACCCGCGAGATCAAGGCCTATGGTGGACTGGTGAACCGGATGCCGCTCTACGCCGTGGTATTCCTCATCCTGACCATGGCCAACGTGGCTCTGCCCGGCACCTCGGGATTCATCGGCGAGTTCCTGACTCTCATGGGAGCCTTCCGGTCCAACACCTGGGTCGCATTCTTCGCTGCCAGCGGCGTGATCCTGTCGGCCGCCTATGCGCTCTGGCTGTACCGGCGTGTGGTCTATGGACCCCTCGACAAGCCGGCTCTCCAGGGCATCACGGACCTGAACCGTCGCGAGATCATCACCTTCGCGCCGCTCATCCTGCTCATCATCTATTACGGCGTGCAGCCCGGCCCGATCCTCGATGCCTTCGCGGCTCCGACGGATGCGCTCATGAACAGCGTCCAGGCCGCGCTCGCCACCGTGAAAACGGCCGCTGTCGCCGCACACTGA
- the mce gene encoding methylmalonyl-CoA epimerase codes for MIGRLNHVAIAVPDISAAAEMYRKTLGAEVSAPEALEEHGVTVVFITLPNTKIELLEPLGGESPIARFLERNPDGGMHHICYEVDDILAAKDRLVNSGARVLGSGEPRIGAHGKPVLFLHPKDFNGTLIELEQA; via the coding sequence ATGATCGGACGTCTCAACCATGTCGCCATTGCCGTGCCGGACATCTCGGCCGCGGCCGAGATGTACCGTAAGACCCTCGGGGCCGAGGTCTCGGCCCCGGAGGCGCTGGAGGAGCATGGCGTCACGGTCGTATTCATCACCTTGCCCAACACGAAGATCGAGTTGCTCGAACCATTGGGGGGTGAATCGCCCATCGCCCGGTTCCTGGAGAGGAACCCGGACGGTGGCATGCACCATATCTGCTATGAGGTGGACGATATCCTGGCGGCGAAGGATCGGCTTGTGAATTCCGGGGCAAGGGTGCTCGGCTCGGGCGAGCCACGGATCGGGGCCCATGGAAAGCCTGTGCTTTTCCTGCATCCCAAGGATTTCAACGGCACATTGATCGAGCTTGAGCAGGCCTGA
- a CDS encoding ribonuclease J encodes MASNQDELVFLPLGGLGEIGMNAALYGFGPEAERQWILVDCGMGFGGEENLPGIDLVYPDLRFIEEERHNLLGIFITHAHEDHIGALVEMWPRLRAPVYATKFAIGLLETRRLSEADAPKVDLNEIVPGQRLKLGPFDIEYVPVAHSIPESNALAIRTPQGLVVHTGDWKLDNTPYLGSLTSEEAFRALGDEGVLALVCDSTNVVREGTSPSESDVAKNLAQLIKDSPHRVAVTTFASNVARIRSIAEAARECGREVVVVGRAMDRVVDVAKECGYLEGLPEFRSADNFGYIPRDKIVAILTGSQGEPRAALARIAQDEHPDIALSSGDRVIFSSRAIPGNEKAVGSIINSLIEQGIEVITDRTELVHVSGHPRRGELEQMYRWTRPRIAIPAHGEPLHLSEHAKFARAQGVPEVVRAKNGTLVRLAPGPAEIVDNVPAGRLYRDGNIVIGAGERALPERRKLAFAGIVTVAIAIDDRGELVGDPVIDAMGLPDKNRQGRDLTDIIADTVGDLLDGLSKAKRRDPEAVENAVHRAVRAAVNQEWGKKPACHVLVIEA; translated from the coding sequence ATGGCTTCCAACCAGGATGAATTGGTCTTTCTCCCCCTTGGGGGGCTCGGCGAAATCGGTATGAACGCTGCGCTTTATGGCTTCGGGCCGGAGGCGGAACGGCAGTGGATTCTGGTCGATTGCGGCATGGGCTTCGGTGGCGAGGAGAACCTGCCTGGCATCGATCTCGTTTATCCCGACCTGCGCTTCATCGAGGAAGAGCGCCACAACCTGCTTGGCATCTTCATTACCCATGCCCATGAGGACCATATCGGCGCGCTCGTCGAGATGTGGCCACGCCTCCGAGCCCCGGTCTATGCAACTAAGTTCGCTATCGGGCTTCTGGAGACACGTCGACTTTCGGAGGCCGACGCACCGAAGGTCGATCTCAACGAGATCGTGCCGGGCCAGCGCTTGAAGCTTGGCCCGTTCGATATCGAGTACGTGCCGGTCGCCCACTCGATTCCGGAGTCGAACGCTCTCGCAATCCGGACTCCCCAGGGCCTCGTGGTGCATACGGGCGACTGGAAGCTCGACAATACTCCCTATCTCGGCAGCCTCACATCGGAAGAAGCCTTCCGCGCCCTGGGCGACGAAGGAGTGCTGGCACTCGTCTGCGACTCCACCAATGTGGTCCGCGAGGGCACGAGCCCCAGCGAATCCGATGTCGCGAAAAATTTGGCTCAGCTGATCAAGGATTCGCCCCACCGGGTCGCGGTCACCACCTTCGCGTCCAACGTTGCCCGTATCCGCTCGATAGCGGAGGCGGCCCGTGAGTGCGGCCGCGAGGTGGTGGTGGTCGGCCGCGCCATGGACAGGGTTGTCGATGTGGCCAAGGAATGCGGTTACCTGGAGGGCCTGCCCGAGTTCCGCTCCGCAGATAACTTCGGCTACATTCCTCGCGACAAGATCGTCGCGATTCTGACAGGCTCCCAAGGCGAACCCCGCGCAGCCCTTGCCCGGATTGCTCAGGACGAGCATCCGGATATCGCGCTCTCGTCGGGGGACCGGGTGATCTTCTCCTCCCGGGCCATTCCCGGCAACGAGAAGGCTGTCGGATCGATCATCAACAGTCTGATCGAGCAGGGTATCGAGGTCATCACCGATCGCACGGAGCTTGTGCACGTTTCCGGCCATCCCCGCCGGGGCGAGCTGGAGCAGATGTACCGGTGGACACGGCCGCGCATCGCCATTCCCGCCCATGGCGAGCCGTTGCACCTGAGCGAGCACGCAAAGTTCGCCCGGGCCCAAGGCGTGCCGGAGGTGGTTCGCGCGAAGAACGGCACCCTCGTGCGCCTCGCTCCGGGCCCGGCCGAGATCGTCGACAATGTTCCGGCGGGCCGTCTCTACCGCGACGGCAATATCGTCATCGGCGCGGGCGAGCGGGCGCTGCCGGAGCGCCGTAAGCTTGCATTCGCCGGAATCGTCACCGTGGCCATCGCCATCGACGATCGTGGCGAACTCGTCGGAGACCCCGTCATCGACGCCATGGGCCTGCCGGACAAGAACCGGCAGGGGCGGGACCTGACGGACATTATCGCCGACACGGTGGGCGATCTGCTCGATGGCCTCTCGAAAGCCAAGCGGCGGGATCCGGAAGCGGTCGAGAACGCCGTCCACCGGGCTGTCCGCGCAGCCGTGAATCAGGAATGGGGCAAGAAGCCCGCGTGCCACGTACTCGTCATCGAGGCCTGA